Part of the Citrus sinensis cultivar Valencia sweet orange chromosome 2, DVS_A1.0, whole genome shotgun sequence genome, tttcttttccttttttttaaattaaatgacagAATCCTGTCCTTATTCTGTCTGATCAACACTTCTATCTCTTCCCACGTTTCAATAATTTCTAGGCATTGTTCATTTTGTTCCTCCAtgacttttgtaatttcatttcttataGCAATAATAAACCCGCCTCTTATtgagatttattaaaaataatttgcttCATTTCTCATAATTGTGCTTTACAAAATATCCAGCTATAGGTGCTCATAGTCCAAACCAGAGCACCCAGTTCTGGaaattccaattcattttttttttcaatctggTGGATTGGTTGATAGGatgtgatttaaaatttttctcgaTTGGTGGATTGAATACAATTTGTAGTATTGTAAGTGACAACAAGGTTTgcaaattgattaataaaacaaattatttgaaaaaattaaaatcacaaGTACGATTATAGgcataaaatattgaaaaaaaaattagagaaagatAGTAGAATTGTTTACTGACAGAGGGATTTGAGGTTGTTTAAAAATGATCACttggaaaatgattaatttactGGAACAGCAtaaattttgatcatttcccctttttgtttaattttttcgGTTGTCAATCACGTgcttaaaattcattttatttctccaaaaataaataaattctcaactATCATAGAAATAAATCGAATTAAGAGAAAAGATTTTCTTAAAGACATCCGACGAGGCCATGAAAACCCAACTAGCCTAGTTCCTTCCCTAGAGCAAAACGGAGTAAGGCGAAAGGAAtcccaaaatattttattcacgATTTACTTTTATGACGTTTTATCTTATGtataaataagtatttgatccacataaaatgaataaaagtgaagtttatttgtttcttaaaaTCTTTCCGCACAAAGCATATTGAATTGTAAAACAGCACATTTGTTCGTGAAGAAGTTACACGCCACATCCCCCCTCCACTTTGTTGAGAAATTTGGCGGGTGAAGCAGAAATGTAATTaaagtgaaattaaaaattaatgatcacACAGTGACACCAAAATTTACGTGATTCTTTTAGTCTATGGTCACGGGCgaacacataaaaaaatattttcctagTGGTAATGAATTGCAAGTATTATAGTGTTTTGTCTCACAACCCAAAACTCCAATACATTCGAACTCTCAAAAACATTAGAACTAGAGCTCAAAACTTTCAATACTCTCCACTTACACCTCTTGGTACTCTCACTTAAATTAGAGAAAATAGGATGATTAAAGAGGGCAAATGAAGCCTCTATTTATAGGTCAAGTGATGCccaaaaaatcaacaatagtgggcattaaaataatataaattttcactCAACTTTCCACTTTGGTGCCAAAGTTAAAAGTTGTGTGCCTCCCACTTACTCAACAAATTTATGCCAAGAGTTAAAAGTTGCATGCTAGCCACATATAATTATTTGCCACATGCATGCACATGTTCAACAATTCTCCCACTTGAAGACTTGATTGAGAACCAATCATGTCTCCACAcacaaaacacataaatttttccttatttgtgcccgagctcctccaatGACCTCTGTATTCAAATAGCTTTCATGCAAGCTTATGTAATTGTTATGTATACTGCTTCTGTTATGGATAAAGCCACAACAGCCTGCAGGTTTGAAACCCAGCTTATAGTTCCTCCTATAAGTGTTAACACATTGCCAGTAGTagatttccttttatcaagatCTCCTCCAAAATCTGAGTGCACATAGATCCTAACGACAACTTTTGATCCTCCGTAATATAATGCAACATATGAGGTTCCTCTAATGTATCTCAAGATCGTCTTCACAGTTTtccaatgctctccaccaGGATTCGACATATATCTACTGACTGttcccactgcttgtgcaataTATGGTCTAGTGCATATCATTTCGAATATCAAACTTTCCATTGatgatgcatacggtactcgagacatttctttcctcttttcttcattgttAGGACACATATGTGAggataacttgaaattaataagaaatgtGGTAGAAATTtacttacaatcttgcatgttgaagcatcacaagattttcttcaagtaattcttCTAAGAAAACTAAATCTTCCCATTATTTCTGTCtggtgaatttgcatccctagaaatttgtttgttggtcccaagtccttcatttcaaactctctAGCCAATTATGCCTTTAATTCTTAGACTTGATTTTTGTTGAGGCCTACTACCAACATGTCATACACATACAACagcaaaatgataaaatcattGTTATCAAACCTTTTCTAGTATGCACAATAGTCTGAACTGAGTTTGTTGTATCCAAGActcatgatgaaggaatcaaatctcttataccaataCCTCGGTGTctgtttgagaccgtatagagatttgttcaatctacaaaccaagttctcctttTCTATTTCAGCAAAACCTTCTGATTGGAATAGTAACTTTATTCCTGTCCGTgttacttataaatatttcctacgtatatacaaattaaattgtatgTCTTATATGAGATAGATGGCAACCCAAAATTGATGATTCAAACTGCGATGGCTAGGTATACTTGAAAAACACTCGGCCAAGCATGTTAATGGGGAGCAAATAgttgagaaataaaattaattttcggTAAAAGGAATAGATTATTTACATACCATGATCACTACTTTGACATCATCCAATGTCAGAGCACTAGCTTTAGTGAGACTAAGTAGGTCATCGATTAAGTCCCCTTGCTGACCAACAATTTTTGGGCGCTTTGGATCCAAATGGTCATTGATGAGTTATTGATAATATTGATCGAAATCTTGGAAATGCTTTTGGAGACGACGGCGCATTCGTGTGAGTCTATCGTGCCAATTattgatgaaagaaaaagagcaatCTGAGAACAAAAAGGCCTAAAAAAAGAGGTGAGTTTCTACAAAAAGATAATCCAATCTATTTATAAATGTTGAGCCATCATCTTCAAACCTCTTACTAAAAGCGAATCTGCAAATAATATTACGTACCGAAGTCTGTTGAAAAGTCAAGAGACAATGCATGGTAAAACTTGTGGTGACTGACAATAGCATGCCAAAAgtgaaatttcaaacaaagaaGCCAACTTCAAAGCTATCACTtaccacaaaataaaaaagagaataacTTTATTActaaaaacaaagaagaaaaggacCAAAAGCGAAACCGATTATATCATCAATAATGCATCACATAGACATTATACTGAACTGTAGCATCCCCTGTTTTCGGATCAAAGTTGTGGGTTCTAGCTTGAACATAACCTCTTGCAAACCTGAAAAGCCCATTGCCCTCAATGACTGGCATCTCTCTCACATTTGAAAACACCGAGTTTCTTCAGAGCACAGTGATGCTACTGCCATTGTATTTCCCTTCAATGAAAGCAAAATTCATGGCCATTAACAAGCCAACTTCTTCCTGTGAAGCTAGTGCATAAAACCCTTGTGCCCTTCCCACCATTTTTGAGCTCATTTCTGGCCCTGCAGTGAGTGGATTAtcaatcatatttattatgcCAAAACCGTTTGTTGATGTGTTTGTAGGTGGCCTCACTACTGAGATTGGAGTAGGGTTTTGGCCACTTTGGATGTCGTGCCAGTGGATTTGAAAATGGgttagtttttctttcttcagcCCCATTAGGTTTTTGTTCATGGTCTTGGCATAGCCGTGGACTTGAATTTTGGTGAAGGAAGAGAGGAGAAAGAGGAGAAAGATGATTTGGGTAGCAAAGATTGGAAGAAATTTAACCATGGATCGAATTCTCTTGGATTTGATCACTACTCGTTATGGTGTCCATCTaggtatatatacatacacagTAAATAGATCATAAGCAACACTGTCAATATCAACTTTAAAAGTTGACTGACCTAagcttttatttcaataatataaatttattattcgtaatagataatataatatttaaataaaaataacattagatttgatttaataataatgtccAATATATACTTAATCAATAATGTTAGGCATCTCTGTATATAAGtcccaacttttttttttaaaaaaagaaagtaaacctTTCATTAAACTAAACTTTCAGCCATACATAACCCATCAGCTGGGAAATTGTTTCTCCAGATAACAGATTCTGAGCTACACAAAGCTCTTTTTGCTAAAAAATGGGCAAAATCATTACACTTCCTTGGAACATGTTGGAAAGATATCAATTGGAAATCTTGTGTGCTCTTGTGGATGTCTGACATAGTCCACAAAATCTCTGTCCTGTTGCTAACTTTCTTGTTTGCTAAGTCAGCTACATTTTTACAGTCGGTCTCTATAATCACACTTGACAGACTAAGATCCTTGGCTACCTCCATACCCCACTTAACAGCATGAGCTTCTGCTATAGCTATGTTCCCCTGGAAATTCATGCTTTTCACTGCTGCTGCTAACACTTGCCCTCGATGATTTCTGATGACCACGCCCAAGCCTGCACTCTTCCTATCTTCTTTGACTGCTGCATCAACATTGACTTTCACTTTGTTGTTTGGTGGTGGAGTCCATATCTGCATCTTTCCCTTTACTGTATTTCTATGGCTCTCCCGTTCTTTAACCTGCTGTGCCTGATACACTTCCATAACTGTTTTGCCCTTAGCCACTGACCCTATTGGGTCTAACTTTTTTCCTTGAAAAAGGAGTTTGTTTCTAGCATGCCAAGCAACCCACCAAATCGTGGCCACGTAATCTACCTCAGACTTAGCCCAATTATTCATGGCCCCAATCATGACACTAAGCATGTCTTCTCTGATGACACTCTTCACCTCATTCTCCAAGTGAGTACATTTCCAGATTTTTCGAGCCACTCTGCATTCCATCAAGGCATGGAAAACATCTTCACAACCTGCTTTGCATAAATGGCATGTCGGTTCCTTCAGCACTTTTCTTCTCCACAGATTTTCTGCCATTGGCAGCAAGTTCTTTGTAGCTTTCCACACAAagatcttaattttctctggTAAGTTTAGCCTCCAAATATGTTGCCAGCCCTGTGGAGCTCCTGTAGATCCAGCTGGAGATTCAGAGAACTTAATTTTGAGAGCTAGTTGATATCCACTCTTTACTGAGTATATACCTTTCTTATTATAATGCCATATCACCATATCTTCTTGAGGAGTTCTCGGTAAAGGGATATTCCTTATGATTTCAGCATCTTCCTTTGCAAAGTTTTGATTGATCATTATTTCATTCCATTGGAGATTTTGATCAAGAAGCTCTGAGACTTTAGATTCAGTAGGCAAGGACTGTACCAGGATTGGTTTGAAGGTTGAAGGCTTAGGAATCCAGTTGCTTGAGTGAATCTGAATTTTTTCTCCATTTCCTATCCTCCACCTAATCCATTTTTGCAGCACATGTCTCCCCCACACAATACTCCTCCAGATGTAGGAAGGGTTCGAGCCTATTTTTGCCTTGAGGAAATCTGTTTGCTTGTAATATTTTGCTTTTAGCACCTTGGCTACCAAGCTGTCAGGATTTTGTATTAGCCTCCAGCCCTGCTTTGTAACTAGTGCCTAATTGAAACTTGAGAAATCTCTAAAACCCAGCCCCCCTCTGATTTTGGCGTGACTCATTTTCTCCCATTTTTTCCTAATGAATTCCCCTCTTGTCTCCTTTAGACCCCCACCAGAATTTTGTCACCGCTCGCTGAATGTCATTGCATAATCCTATAGGAATCTTGAAAACGCTCATAGCATAAGCTGGGATTGCTTGGGCTACGGCCTTAATGAGAGTCTCCTTACCACCATTCGAGAAAAACTTGTGTTGCCAATTGGATATTTTGCTCAAGACTTTAAGCTTCACATCATTGAAAAAGCTTGTTCGTTTCCTACCCACCATTGATGGCAACCCCAAGTATTTTTCGTGTCTTGACACAGCATTCAGCTGGAAAATGTTCTTAATTGTTGTGATTTGCCCTTCTGAAATTTTGCCGCTAAAGAACATGGATGATTTCTCATAATTGAAGATTTGCCCCGAAGCTTGAGCATAGCAATCAAAAATCTTTTTCAGCTATTTACAGTCATTAACCGAAGCTCTGGTGAAAACCAAACTGTCGTCCACAAACAATAAGTGAGTGATTGAGATGTCTCTTCCAAATCTCAAGCCATGGATTAAATTTTGCCTCTCTGCCTGCACCATCAGGTTAGAGAAAACCTCTGCAcatagcaaaaataaataaggcGATAACGGACAGCCTTGCCTTAGACCCCTTTGAGGGTGAATGAGGCCTTTTGCAGCCCCATTTATGATGATGGAGAATGAAGGAGTGGATATGCAATCCATAATCAGATTTATCCATTTTTTGGAAAAACCTAATCTCTCCATGGTATGCTTAAAAAAGGACCACTCAACTCTATCATAGGCTTTGCTTATGTCAAGCTTCAATGCCACTAATCCAttcatttttcctttgctATGCCTAATTTTGTGCAAACACTCATAACCGATAATTACATTATCCGTTATTAGCCTATTTGGAACAAAAGCACTCTGCACAGGGGATATAATTTGATTAAGGATCTGTTTCAGCCTATTTGTGATAGTTTTAGTGACTAAACGATATATTACATTGCAAAGGCTGATAGGTCTGTATTCTGTAACTTTTCTAGGCTTAGCACTTTTAGGAATAAGAACAATGTATGTATGATTGAGTGGTGCAATGGTACCTTGTTGGTTCAAAACGTACAGGCATGTTGCAATCACTCTTTCTCTGACATTTTCCCAGTGCTTTTGGAAGAAAACAGCCTGCAATCCATCAGGTCCTGGAGCTTTTGTTGGGCACATCTGGCTCAAGGCTGCTTCGATATCTTCTGCTGTGAAAGGCTTATCAAGGATCATATTCATTTCTGAGTTAACTTTTGGGACCACACTCTGGAGGGCTGTATTAATCTGGTCCATGCTTGGATTTGAGGTAGTGAAAAGATCCTGGAAATATTCACAGAATCTATTTTCAACTTCTGTTTTTTCTTCCAGCCAAATCCCCGCATTGTCTTCaactctttcaattttgtttttccttttcttggaTGAAGCTTTGgcatgaaaaaattttgtgttctTGTCCCCCGCCTTTAGCCAATCGGCTCTTGACCTCTGCTTCCAATACATTTCCTCTTCCATCAAAGTGCTTTGAATCTGCTTCTCAatatttctaatttcattGCCTCGATTGAGCTGATCATGGTGATCTTTAGCTTGCTTAAGcttattcaacaaaatttttagctTCTTTTCCATTCCtccaaattcttctttgctcCACAAAATCAGACGGCTAGAGATTTTTGGGCCATGGATTTAAACATCTGGGCAGGGCTTTCTTCCTTGCTATAATGCCATTGTAACCACTCTTCTTTCACTATGTTTTGGCCAACTTCGTACGAGCTCTACATATCCTCGTAGTGGAGTCTAGTGAAAGTTCGTTTTTCATAAACCaggcttctttttctttcccgAATCTCTATCATCACCGGACAGTGGTCGAATTCCCAATGAACTAAGTTAGTGGCAAGATCATCAAAAAACTCAAACCTCCATTCTTAGTTACAAAAGAATCTATCTAACTTCTCATCAATGAGTTTTGGCCCAAATTGTCTATTTGACCAGGTGAATTGATATCCTCTACTACCCAAATCAATAAGACTACAATCTCGGACAGCCTCCCGAAATTCTCCTACAGCATCTACACTTCTATCAAGCCCTCCAGTTTTCTcatttaaacttaaaatttcattaaaatctcCAAAGTAAAGCCAGAGGAGTGAGGACAAACCTGCCAATCTTCGTAACAAAGTCCAAGTATGCTTCTTTTGATTAGCTTGAGGATGCCCGTAGATGCTTGTACCCCTCTAACTCTTTCCTTGAGCATTCTGGACTAGAAAATCTATGTGATGCCTGTTGTACGAGTTTATTTGCACTGTCAACTCTGCATTCCACATAATAGCTAATCCTCCACTCTTACCAACTTTGTCTACCgcaaaaaaattttcttcaccTAGTTGTCTACAAACTTCTTGAACCTGCCCAGACCTTAATTTagtctcacaaagaaagattaaATGAGGTTTGTGcaaatgaagaattttcttCATGGCTAGTCGCGTCCGGGGATTCCCCAAACCCCGAACGTTCCAACTTATGACTTTCATGGCTGTCGGCGGGGCTGATTTCCAGCCTCCACCGGTAGCGTTTCCACTGACATTTCTTGATTGGGAACTTCCACTTGAGTTTCTTCTTCCTATACTAACTTAAGCTTTGCTGATGAAGAAGAGATTTGAAGCTGGTTTCCTCGTTTTACTGTTGGGCTTCCCATTCTCCTCTTTTTGCTTTCTGGGCTTGGGCTTATCTTTTCCTCCATGCTTCTTTTTAAAGATGCTGGCCGCGTTAATTGTATTCCCATAGCCGCCCTTTCCCTatcttgaaattttcattttcgtcTTTTGGTCTTGGTGGGTTTAATTGAGTCCGTTTTCCTGAttcttttaccatttttttgttAGCCCACTTCCTCCTGTTGGTGTCTTTTAGCTTTGCCTTCCTTTCGGCCCACTATACCCATGTGCTCTGttttaattatcattgcaTTATCCCGCTTATTTTCCTTGAAATTTCCCTCCACAGTGCTCTCCTCTCTATGCATCTGCTTCATCTCTGTCTCAGCCGCTTTCTTACTGCTGCAAGTAATCCCATGCTGTCTATCAccttctctttctttaattaatactCCCCCACCTACTTCCTCCACTTGGCAACCTTTCATTGGTTTTGAGTCTACCTCTGTATTGGTTTTGGTTGCTCCAGATCCATTTTTCCCATCCATTTTGGCCCGACCCGTATTTTGTGGATGTTGTTCATGGCTCCCAACTGTTGCACTGGATAAACCTCTGTCTCTATTCCaccattcattttctttactttGTCTTGCTCTTTCTGCCCTTGATTGAGCTCTCATCCAGACTCCATAGGTTAATTCATCCTTTGGCTGACCCTTGTAATCAAGGCACTCTCTAAACGAATGCTCGATTAAACCACAGCAAAAACAGAATTCTGGCAGTTTTTCATAAGCTATTCGCAATGAAATCCTTCTATCTTCCTCTGATTTGAGCAACAATCTTTTGGTTAATGGTTGTGTGATGTTTACCATTATTTGGACCCGGGCAAAGGGGCTTATGCATTCCCTTATTTCATCCATTTCCACTTCCTGAACTTCTCCAATTCTCCCACCGATCTCCTTTATTATCTCTCTATCCATGCACATGATGGGCATATTGTGGATTTGCACCCAAAAGGAGGCGTGAGTAAAATCTTGCCTTTTAACATCACCCATACCCCTTTGTTTTGTTATCACCAGCAAAGACCTGTCAAAGTGCCAAGGACCCCCATACaatattctctttttctcACTTTTTAATAGAAGCTTGAAGATGAAAGTATTGTCTCCTAGACCTTccacttttatttctttattggtTCTCCAAGCTTGTTGCATAGCAGCCCTTAATCCCTCCCAAGACATACTACGTGACTGAAGCATTTTTCCTACCAAGCAGTGTGCTGCGAGCTTTTCTCCCTTCGCTTTCATCCTTCCTCCAAAGCTGATCATGTTATCTTCTTCTGATTGTAGAGTTATGGCTTCACACTTGCGTAT contains:
- the LOC102613245 gene encoding LOW QUALITY PROTEIN: dirigent protein 22 (The sequence of the model RefSeq protein was modified relative to this genomic sequence to represent the inferred CDS: substituted 1 base at 1 genomic stop codon) translates to MVKFLPIFATQIIFLLFLLSSFTKIQVHGYAKTMNKNLMGLKKEKLTHFQIHWHDIQSGQNPTPISVVRPPTNTSTNGFGIINMIDNPLTAGPEMSSKMVGRAQGFYALASQEEVGLLMAMNFAFIEGKYNGSSITVLXRNSVFSNVREMPVIEGNGLFRFARGYVQARTHNFDPKTGDATVQYNVYVMHY